The stretch of DNA CAAAAAAATGGATAATCGAGCAAAGTCAGGCTCAAAAAAAGCAACCGTTTTTTATGTATTTAGCCTATGATACGCCTCATGCTATTCTTGAGGTACCCACACAAGCCTACCCAAAGGGCAACGGTTTGCATGGAGGTCTACAATGGGTAGGTCAAAAAGGACGAATGATCAATACTGCTTCCGGAGAGATTGATTCATGGTATGCTCCGGAATTTATAGGAGCGACTTACAGAGATAAGGATGGGAGTGAACAACCATGGACAGATGTAAATAAAAGATATGCTACAATAGTACAACGTTTGGATGCTCAAATAGGAGATATACTTCAATTGTTAGAAGATCTGGCTATTGATGATGAAACATTAGTGGTGTTCTCTTCGGACAATGGTCCCCCTCTGGAATCTTATCTAAAAGAACGTTATACCCCTGAATTTTTTGAAGGTTATGGTCCTTTTGATGGGATCAAAAGAGATTTGTGGGAAGGAGGGGAACGTATGCCGGTATTGGTACAATGGAAAGGTACCGTGAAACCGGGACAGCAAATCAATTTGCCTAATATGCTTTCCGATTGGCTTCCTACATTTTTGGATGTTGCCGGTTTACCCGCACCTCTACGAGTAGATGGAATATCGATTTCACCCACGCTTACCGGAAAGACTAAACAGGTAATAAAACCTATGGTGTATGCTGAGTATTTTGAAGAAGGGTATACACCGGACTATCCCGATTTTGAAGCCAAAAGGAGAAAGAGATTACGACGCGAAATGCAATTGGTCCGTATAGGAAACTATAGTGGTGTACGTTATGATATAAAGAATGCTCAGGATAATTTTGAAATCTACGATGTCGTCAATGATCCCAAACAAAAATATGATCTTGCAGCCACTCTACCTGGGATGCAACGACAAATGAAGGCCAGAGCTTTGCAGATGCGTCGTCCGGATTCAACATCGATTCGCCCGTATGATGATGCTTATGTACCGGGTATTAATGATCAGCCTTCAGTCAAAGGTGTACAATGGAGTAGTTATAAAGGTGGCTATCCTTGGCTTCCGAATACAAATAATCTTAAATCTGTAGATAACGGGAAACTAAAGATTCCTATTGTAACTGAAAATATAGGTAAAGGGAACGTAGTTTCTATAAAAGGCTATATCAACATACTGAAAAATGGAGTCTATACATTTTATATTAATGCTCCGGGAAAGGCCTTTTTAAGGATACATGATGCAGCATTGATTGATGCAGATTATCATTATGTTTCAGGGACTGATAAAAGTGGAAGTATTCGTCTGGAAGCAGGGTTACATCCTTTCACACTTACCTATAGAAAACCTCTTAATCACAAAGGCGATAAGCCTCTTGTTTTTGAGTGGCGCAGTGAGCATTTTGAGAGAAAGGCTTTTACTCCAAAAGATTTTTACTAAAAAGGTTTTTCAATATCTTGTACGCAGCGAAATCCCGTGTGTTCCAGACTGGTATCCGGTGTGTTTTTCATACGTCTGGCAGCACGATAACCACTGCAATAGCTGTCATTACACAGAAAACTACCGCCACGTAAAACCCGTTTGGCCGTATGGGGATCATCAGGGTCATAGCTCTTTTGAGGACCTTGTGGATTTTCTGTAGAAGAGGATTTGTAATAAGCTGCATCATACCAATCACTGTTCCACTCCCATACATTTCCCGCCATATCATATAAGCCATACCCATTGGCTGGATAAGATTTTACAGGTGCTGAGGTTAGAAATCCGTCTTTTTTTTCGTTATAATAAGGAAACTTTCCTTCCCAGCTATTGGCTTTAGATTTTCCCATATTGATAGGTTCATTTCCCCAAGGGTAGATATTGTCTTTTAAACCTCCCCGTGCGGCAAATTCCCATTCAGCCTCTGTCGGAAGTCTTTTTCCTGCCCATTGACAATATGCTTTAGCATCATACCAACTCACATGTACAACTGGATAGTTTTCTTTACCCTCAATATTACTGTGAGGTCCTTGCGGGTGCTTCCAGTCAGCTCCTTTTACCCAGGTCCACCACTGGCTATAATCATTGAGCTCTACAGCACCTGTAGTAGGTTTGAATACCAACGATGAGGCTACCATAACACTATCTGGAGGTTTTGGGGTTCCAGGAGGTAAGGATTGTTTTAGTTCTTCCCAGTCCGGCTTTTTTTCCGCTGTAGTTATATAGCCTGTAGCTGTTACAAACTTTTTAAATTCTGCATTGGTAACTTCAGCTTCATCAATCCAAAAAGGATCTAGAGTGACCTTATGCTTTGGATATTCATCATCAGATGCCTGATCGTTGTCTCCTCCCATAGAGAATGTTCCCCCCGGGATATATTTCATGCCGGAGGTCGTTGAATTTTCACTTATTTTAATTTGATTAGTAGCCTGTGATTCTGTAAAGCGCTGAGGAGTATTTGCACAATGTGATTTTTTCTCTGTCGTTTTAGTACAAGCTATTAAAAGTAGAGCGAATAGAATAGCATTGCATTTTTTGAATGGACTCATCTCTATCAATTAGATTTTTCTTTTATTGTATTCAATAAGACTTCCATTTGTTTTACTTTTTCAGGGTATTTTTCTGCAAGATTATTGTTTTCGCTTATATCATCTTTTAAATAAAATAATTGAGGCTGCAATAAGTTTCCTGTTTCGATATTGGTGAGGGAGGACCCTGTATTAGCAGGACCTTTATTAGGAGGTATCATTTTCCAATCCCCTAAAACTATAGCTAATGTACTGCCTTGTTCTACATAACTGTCCCTGCCTTTATCGGTTTTCCCTAATAATGTATTTAAATGATTCTCACTGTCAATAGCTTCGTTGGGAGGAATAGCGATATGAAACATTGAAGCAAACGATGCGAGTAAATCCATCTGGCTAACTAATGCTCCTGAAATACGTGGAGAGGTCTTTCCTTTCCAGCTGATGATAAAAGGAACTCTTGTCCCGGCTTCTAAGGTACTGTATTTACCACCACGCAGGTTTCCGGAAGGGGTATGTCCATTCAGCTCGGTAACAGCACCGTCTTCATAGCCGTCATCGAGGACAGGGCCATTATCGCTGGTGAAGATAATAATCGTATTATTCTCAATTCCTGAAACTTTCACTTTTTGCATAATTTCACCTACGAGCCAGTCCAATTGCAAAATGGCATCTCCACGGTATCCGAGACCACTTTTTCCTTTGAATTGAGTGGCAGGCATACGGGGAACATGAGGTTCTGTAGCGCCGAAATAAAGAAAGAAGGGTTCTTTTTTATGATCCTCAATAAATCTTTTTGCCTTTTCTAGAAAAGTAAAAGAAATCTCTTCGTCTACCCATCTTGCTTTTTTTCCACCGGTCATATAACCGATACGACCAATCCCATTTACGATCGTTTGATCGTGTCCATGATTGGGCGTGGATTTCATTTTTAATAATTCAGGGTGTTCTTTTCCGGTAGGTTCGTTACCAATTTTTTTTAAGTAGTCTACAGCAATGGGATCTATATCATCTAATCCGACAACGAGTTGATTTTCCATAAAAATAGTGGGAACACGATCAGCCGTAGCAGGAAAGATAAATGAGTAATCAAAACCTGTTTCATTAGGACCGGGCTTTATTGGGGAATTCCAGTTTTTTTCTACTGTGTTTCCTAATCCAAGATGCCATTTTCCGACAATACCCGTACTGTAGCCAGCCTGTTTAAAAACTTTTGGAAGAGTTATTTTATCCACAGGAATTATTAATGCGGCATCGCCTGCTAAAATTGAGGTACCTTTTTGTCGCCATGGATAACGTCCGGTCATTAATGCATAGCGGGAAGGAGTACAGGTTGCCGATGTGGAATGTCCATTAGTAAAGCGGATACCCTGCTTTGCCAGTGCATCAATATTAGGTGTTTTTATTTTGGTAGCTCCATAAGAACTAACGTCACCATATCCGATGTCGTCAGCATAAATGTAAATAACATTAGGTTTTTCCTGTGCGTACCAGAATACTGGCAATAAAAATAGGAAGAGAAGGCAATAAAACTTTTTCATTTCAACTTTGTGTTTTTTGGATAGAGTGCTTTTATTCCTTACTGTGAATTAATAAAAGTTTTAATTATAATTAACCTGAATTCACATTAACTAATATAAGAAAAAAGGAATAATAATCGTGAATACAGTGTATCCCTCTAAAAATGGGGTGAATGCTGTCTGTGGACTATTCAAAAAGTATTATGCAATCACTGAAATAGAAAGCTAAAAGAAACAATTTTTTTATTTACAATTCCTTCAGTAATTTTTCAGAATTCCAAATAGTTGCAAATTCATCATTGAGATTGGCCAGTGTAGTATAATGTATTATTTCTGCATCGTATTTTTCTCCATTGATTCCAATTCTGTCAAAAGCTGCCGTTGCATCAGAAATCACATACGTTTCATATCCATAATTTCCGGACATTCTTGTTGTGGTTGAAACACAGTGATTGGTAGTAATTCCTACAATGACAAGGGTGTTAATGTTTTGATTATCAATTCGATCTTTTAAATCGGTTCCAATAAAAGCGCTATTTACGTTTTTTGTGATGATGACCTCATGGTTTAATGGTAGAACATTTTCATTAAATTCAAATCCCGGATTAGATTCATGAAGCTTTGAATTGGGATTGTCGGAACTGTGTCTTATATGGAAAATAGGTAAACCTAACGCTCTCCATTTTTCTAATATGTTTCTACAAATTTGTTCAGCATTTTTGTTGTTACGATTGCCTCCCCAATAATTTTCTTCAAGAAATCCTTTTTGAACATCGATAAGGATCAGAGCCGGTTTTTTATCTCTCAATTTCATTAATATATGATTTTTAAGAATGTTTAATCAACTATCAAATATACATAAAATGATTCCTTAATTCTGATGAATTAAGAATAAAAAACACTGATTCAATAGAAGTGAAGTTTTTTATTTTTTAATTGATTATAGTGACGTAAAAAGGCCTTCCGAAGAAGACCTTGAAAAAAACACAAATGCGATTATAAATCACAAGATACTCAAATGTAATAAAAAATATATAACCTCGAATGAAGACAGAAATATATTTTTATGACCTTCCTGAATTTTAGAATGACAAGCATAATGATCAGGTTGGTATAGTGCTACCTATTAAAATCTGGATGAAATCTGTTGAGCTTTATATATAATGATCTGCTCGATAGCCAAACCTTCCAGAGAGCAATAAATCTCGCCGATTAAGCAGATCAGGTAGATTAGATTTGTTGCAAAATAATCAGAAGTCAAAACCGAAAAACGCTCAGCATATTGGTTTTGGAGAGAGCTGTAAATGAAAAATCCTCAACCGAGGTTGAGGACAAAACTAATAACCATGAAAACTCAAATTAAACATGAGTCTTTGTGTATGATAAACGGAGTAAATACAATAATATTTTGTACAGGTTTAGATAAAAATAAAAATGTGTATAAGTACTGCAATCTTGTCCTTTGAAATGAACAATATTGCAGTTGGATATTTTTATTGGTTGAATAAATATTTCGATTCTTTTTCAGTATTATAATCCTTCATCTTTTACCATAATGTGCACCTAAAGTATCATTTTTCTCCTCGTAGAGAAATTATGTGACCATTTTTAGACGCTTTATTCATCCTTTTATTGGAAAATGGCTATTTAATAAATTGATGGTTTTTATTGATAAAAAAGAATGCTTTGAACTTTTGATCTAATTTTATTCTATCAATTTGAGATTTACTAGAATTAATTACAAAAAAAGCCTTCCGAAGAAGGCCTAAAAAAACACAAATGCGATTATAAATCACAAGATTCTCAAATGTAATAAAAAAACTTTAAAGTTGAGTAATCCTTGAACTTTAATATAAATACTTTTTCCTCCCAAGGTGATATTTCCCTTTGTACAGGGCGTTTTCACACAAAATAAAAATTATTTTTTTACAAATAATGGTGAGATGATTATCGTTTATTAAATGATATTTAATACATATTGAAAATAAAAGAAAATTGATAAATAATAAAGATGAATCAGGTGAGTATAATCCTAAAATCTGCTATATTAGTTTAAATAAATTAAGACTGATAAAAAATACAATGAACAACGAGTTTCAACCTGATGCGATTATAATAGGATCCGGATTGGCAGGTCTTACAGCAGCCATGGAAATTACCAATGCCGGGAAAAAAGTATTGCTTTTAGATCAGGAGACCGAGCAAAATATCGGAGGACAAGCGTTCTGGTCATTTGGAGGGCTATTTCTAATCAACTCACCTCAACAGCGAAGACTGGGAATTAAAGATTCTTATGAACTGGCAAGACAGGATTGGATGGGTACGGCAGGTTTTGATAGGGAAGAGGATTACTGGCCTAAACAATGGGCAGAGGCTTATCTTAAATTCGCGGCAGAAGAAAAGTATGAATATATTTCTAAAATGGGAATCAAGCTGATGTTTATGGTAGGTTGGGCAGAGCGGGGTGATGGGTCTGCTGATGGTCATGGAAATTCAGTTCCTCGCTTGCATGTAAGTTGGGGAACCGGAACAGGCGTAATAAAACCATTTGTAGAAAAAGCCTATGAAGCTATGCAAAAAGGACTTCTTCAGATGAAATTCAGACATCGGGTAACCCGTTTGACAACAAATAATGGAAGGATTACAGGAATCGAAGGAGATATTCTCGAAAATGATCATAAAGAAAGGGGGGAAGCAACCAACAGAAATGTTATTTCGCAGTTCGGATATCAAGCAGACCATATTGTCATTGCTTCCGGAGGGATTGGCGCTAATCATGAGCTGGTCCGTAAAAACTGGCCGGAAAGGCTAGGGAAAGCACCAGAAAGTATGGTGTGTGGAGTACCTGCATATGTAGATGGGAAAATGGTCGGAATTGCCGAGCAGGCAGGAGCTCACATCATCAACAGAGACAGGATGTGGCATTATACGGAAGGTTTGCAGAATTGGAACCCTATCTGGCCGGATCATGGAATAAGAATATTACCCGGTCCGTCTTCACTTTGGTTTGATGCTAAAGGAAATCGGCTTCCGGCTCCTTTTCTTCCAGGCTTTGATACATTGGGTACGCTGAAATATATTCAGGATACGGGCTTTTCGTATTCCTGGTTTATCCTGACACAGAAAATTATCAAAAAAGAATTTGCACTTTCCGGATCTGAGCAAAATCCGGATATTACAAATAAAGATTATGTGCTTTTTCTGAAAAGAATTTTTGGTAAAAAAGCACCTGGACCGGTAGAAGCATTCAAGGAGCATGGGGAAGATTTTATTGTGTCTGATAACCTCAAAGATCTGGTTCAGAAAATGAATGTACTATCAGGAGATCATCTTTTGGATTATGATACGATAAAATCTCAGATCGAAGCCAGAGACCGTGAACTGGATAATTCGTTTTCGAAAGATACTCAGATCAACTATATTCGAAGTACCAGAAAATATATAGGTGATCAACTTGGACGTGTGGCATCTCCACATAAAATACTGGACCCTAAAAACGGACCATTGATAGCTGTGAAGCTTAATATTCTGACACGTAAAACATTGGGTGGAATAAAAACCAA from Chryseobacterium piperi encodes:
- a CDS encoding cysteine hydrolase family protein — encoded protein: MKLRDKKPALILIDVQKGFLEENYWGGNRNNKNAEQICRNILEKWRALGLPIFHIRHSSDNPNSKLHESNPGFEFNENVLPLNHEVIITKNVNSAFIGTDLKDRIDNQNINTLVIVGITTNHCVSTTTRMSGNYGYETYVISDATAAFDRIGINGEKYDAEIIHYTTLANLNDEFATIWNSEKLLKEL
- a CDS encoding sulfatase family protein — translated: MKKFYCLLFLFLLPVFWYAQEKPNVIYIYADDIGYGDVSSYGATKIKTPNIDALAKQGIRFTNGHSTSATCTPSRYALMTGRYPWRQKGTSILAGDAALIIPVDKITLPKVFKQAGYSTGIVGKWHLGLGNTVEKNWNSPIKPGPNETGFDYSFIFPATADRVPTIFMENQLVVGLDDIDPIAVDYLKKIGNEPTGKEHPELLKMKSTPNHGHDQTIVNGIGRIGYMTGGKKARWVDEEISFTFLEKAKRFIEDHKKEPFFLYFGATEPHVPRMPATQFKGKSGLGYRGDAILQLDWLVGEIMQKVKVSGIENNTIIIFTSDNGPVLDDGYEDGAVTELNGHTPSGNLRGGKYSTLEAGTRVPFIISWKGKTSPRISGALVSQMDLLASFASMFHIAIPPNEAIDSENHLNTLLGKTDKGRDSYVEQGSTLAIVLGDWKMIPPNKGPANTGSSLTNIETGNLLQPQLFYLKDDISENNNLAEKYPEKVKQMEVLLNTIKEKSN
- a CDS encoding sulfatase-like hydrolase/transferase, with product MNKLFLRLLLLIFPCLLEAQGQKVQRPPNIIFILVDDLGYGDVGILNQNKRKKEGKPYLVTPSLDKMAAQGAVLNQSYSNAPVCAPSRASLLTGRTQGHAEVRNNQFDKALEDNYTMANTLQKAGYTTVAIGKWGLQGLDDSWPSHPLKRGFDDYFGYIRHADGHEHYPKEGKYRGRKEVYDGYTNITEDLDRCYTGDLWTARAKKWIIEQSQAQKKQPFFMYLAYDTPHAILEVPTQAYPKGNGLHGGLQWVGQKGRMINTASGEIDSWYAPEFIGATYRDKDGSEQPWTDVNKRYATIVQRLDAQIGDILQLLEDLAIDDETLVVFSSDNGPPLESYLKERYTPEFFEGYGPFDGIKRDLWEGGERMPVLVQWKGTVKPGQQINLPNMLSDWLPTFLDVAGLPAPLRVDGISISPTLTGKTKQVIKPMVYAEYFEEGYTPDYPDFEAKRRKRLRREMQLVRIGNYSGVRYDIKNAQDNFEIYDVVNDPKQKYDLAATLPGMQRQMKARALQMRRPDSTSIRPYDDAYVPGINDQPSVKGVQWSSYKGGYPWLPNTNNLKSVDNGKLKIPIVTENIGKGNVVSIKGYINILKNGVYTFYINAPGKAFLRIHDAALIDADYHYVSGTDKSGSIRLEAGLHPFTLTYRKPLNHKGDKPLVFEWRSEHFERKAFTPKDFY
- a CDS encoding formylglycine-generating enzyme family protein, translated to MSPFKKCNAILFALLLIACTKTTEKKSHCANTPQRFTESQATNQIKISENSTTSGMKYIPGGTFSMGGDNDQASDDEYPKHKVTLDPFWIDEAEVTNAEFKKFVTATGYITTAEKKPDWEELKQSLPPGTPKPPDSVMVASSLVFKPTTGAVELNDYSQWWTWVKGADWKHPQGPHSNIEGKENYPVVHVSWYDAKAYCQWAGKRLPTEAEWEFAARGGLKDNIYPWGNEPINMGKSKANSWEGKFPYYNEKKDGFLTSAPVKSYPANGYGLYDMAGNVWEWNSDWYDAAYYKSSSTENPQGPQKSYDPDDPHTAKRVLRGGSFLCNDSYCSGYRAARRMKNTPDTSLEHTGFRCVQDIEKPF
- a CDS encoding FAD-binding dehydrogenase yields the protein MNNEFQPDAIIIGSGLAGLTAAMEITNAGKKVLLLDQETEQNIGGQAFWSFGGLFLINSPQQRRLGIKDSYELARQDWMGTAGFDREEDYWPKQWAEAYLKFAAEEKYEYISKMGIKLMFMVGWAERGDGSADGHGNSVPRLHVSWGTGTGVIKPFVEKAYEAMQKGLLQMKFRHRVTRLTTNNGRITGIEGDILENDHKERGEATNRNVISQFGYQADHIVIASGGIGANHELVRKNWPERLGKAPESMVCGVPAYVDGKMVGIAEQAGAHIINRDRMWHYTEGLQNWNPIWPDHGIRILPGPSSLWFDAKGNRLPAPFLPGFDTLGTLKYIQDTGFSYSWFILTQKIIKKEFALSGSEQNPDITNKDYVLFLKRIFGKKAPGPVEAFKEHGEDFIVSDNLKDLVQKMNVLSGDHLLDYDTIKSQIEARDRELDNSFSKDTQINYIRSTRKYIGDQLGRVASPHKILDPKNGPLIAVKLNILTRKTLGGIKTNLNGQVLKEDGSILEGLYAAGEIAGFGGGGMHGYRALEGTFLGGCIFSGMKAGKYIGGLER